A stretch of DNA from Limnohabitans sp. MORI2:
CGCAGTGTTGCATTGCGCAGCGGCAGGTGCCACGTCTTTTTGCATCATGTCTTTCCAAGCGGAGGCTGGGTCTTTGGCGCACCACACATTGCGTGATTTTTCAACCGAACTTGGGCCGAGCACCGGCATCAAAAACAAATACACCGTCACGTTGTCGACCTTCGCCAAGTCGCGCTCGAAGCGCTTGCAGTAGCCGCAGTTGGGGTCTTCAAATACAGCGAGTTTGCGTTTGCCGTTGCCATGCACGATGGTGATGGCGTCTTTCAGTGGCAAGGCACTGAAATCAATGGCACTCAGTTTGGCTTCGCGTTCTTCAGTGATGTTGCGTTTGCTCTTGGTGTCAATCAAGTTGCCTTGAATGAGGTAATTGCCCGCAGCGTCGCTGTAGTAAATCTCGTTGGTGCTTAGGCGCAGCTCGTAAATGCCAGCCAAAGGCGTGGGCGTGATTTCTTCAATCTTGGGGATTTGCGGAATACGCTCGCTCAGATTTTTGCGAATG
This window harbors:
- a CDS encoding DsbC family protein, whose translation is MALSFSSAMAQGHEATIRKNLSERIPQIPKIEEITPTPLAGIYELRLSTNEIYYSDAAGNYLIQGNLIDTKSKRNITEEREAKLSAIDFSALPLKDAITIVHGNGKRKLAVFEDPNCGYCKRFERDLAKVDNVTVYLFLMPVLGPSSVEKSRNVWCAKDPASAWKDMMQKDVAPAAAQCNTAAIDRNLDFGRKYKITGTPTLIAQDGTRVPGAIDSSKIERLLAEASK